The stretch of DNA GACACTTTTCCCTTAACTCCAAGATGGATTACACAAAAATTTGCTTTGGATAAACCAAGTGAAAAAACATTTCTTTATGCAGATGTTGCAGCACGTGGACAAGTTGGTCAAAGTGATTACCCTTGGGAAAAACTTGACGAATTAGAAAAATTTGAAAATATTCAGTAAATTGATTAAAGGATTATTATGGATTTAAGAAACTTATTTAGCAAAATTTCTTTTGATAGTAAATCAAAAGAACAGCCAACAAAAAAGGATGCCCCAAGTCATTGGATTAAATGTCCTGAGTGTAGTGCCTTAATGTTTTTTAAAGAGGTAGAAGCTCAAAATAATATTTGTCCAAAATGTAATTTTCACATGAGAATTGGGGCAAAAAGAAGAATTGAAATTTTAACTGATAAAGATAGTTTTGTTGAATATGATATTGAATTAAAACCAAATGACCCTTTAAAATTTGTTGATAAAACTTCTTATAAAAAAAGAGTAGAAGAAGCACTAAAAAACACTGGACGTACATCTTCAGTAGTTAGTGGTGAAGCAAAAATAAATGAAATTCCAGTTCAGTTAGTAGTTTTTGATTTTGCTTATATGGGTGGAAGTTTAGGTTCAGTTGAAGGTGAAAAAATTGTACGAGCAGTTAATCGAGCAATATCAAAAGAGCAAGGACTTATTATAATTTCTGCTTCTGGAGGTGCAAGAATGCAAGAATCAACATTTGCTTTAATGCAAATGGCAAAAACTTCAGCAGCATTAAAAAAACTTGACCATGCGAAACTTCCATATATTTCTATTTTAACAGACCCTACAATGGGCGGAGTTTCTGCTTCATTTGCATTTTTAGGTGATATTATTATGGCAGAACCAGGTGCATTAATTGGATTTGCAGGACAAAGGGTAATTAAACAAACGATTGGAGCTGATTTACCAGCAGGATTCCAACGAGCTGAGTTTTTACTTGAAAAAGGTTCAATCGATATGGTTGTTAGTAGATCTAACATGAAACAAACTTTAACACATTTATTAAGTATGTTTCAAAAAGAAAAGATTAGTTAATAATTAATGTTATTAAATCTTGAAAAAGCTTTGGGTTTTAAACTCAAAGCTTTTAATCTTTTGTATGTTTTATGTGATTATGAAACACTACTTAAAAAAAATATCTCATTAGAAAAATTTGTTGATTTATGTAAAAAAAAAGATGTAAAAATAGTTCAATACAGGGATAAAATCTCATCTTTACAAGAGCAAAAAACAAATCTTTTATATTTAAAATCACAACTAAATATTCCAATAATAATAAACGACAAAATAGAATTGATAGAATTTGCTGATGGTTTACATTTAGGGCAAGAAGATTTAGACAAAATTCATAAAGATAAAAAATTAGCAGTAAAACTTGTTAGATTAAAAATAAAAGATAAACTTTTAGGACTTTCAACCCACAATGAAATAGAAATTTTAGAGGCTAATGAATTAGCTTTAGACATGATTGGACTTGGTGCTTATAAAAATACAAGTACAAAAGATGTAAATACAATTTTAGGCTCTAAAATTTCATATTTAGCAAAAATATCAAA from Arcobacter suis CECT 7833 encodes:
- the accD gene encoding acetyl-CoA carboxylase, carboxyltransferase subunit beta; protein product: MDLRNLFSKISFDSKSKEQPTKKDAPSHWIKCPECSALMFFKEVEAQNNICPKCNFHMRIGAKRRIEILTDKDSFVEYDIELKPNDPLKFVDKTSYKKRVEEALKNTGRTSSVVSGEAKINEIPVQLVVFDFAYMGGSLGSVEGEKIVRAVNRAISKEQGLIIISASGGARMQESTFALMQMAKTSAALKKLDHAKLPYISILTDPTMGGVSASFAFLGDIIMAEPGALIGFAGQRVIKQTIGADLPAGFQRAEFLLEKGSIDMVVSRSNMKQTLTHLLSMFQKEKIS
- a CDS encoding thiamine phosphate synthase, whose protein sequence is MLLNLEKALGFKLKAFNLLYVLCDYETLLKKNISLEKFVDLCKKKDVKIVQYRDKISSLQEQKTNLLYLKSQLNIPIIINDKIELIEFADGLHLGQEDLDKIHKDKKLAVKLVRLKIKDKLLGLSTHNEIEILEANELALDMIGLGAYKNTSTKDVNTILGSKISYLAKISKYPVCAIGGVKIEDIIENIRFNVVGSGFYED